The following coding sequences are from one Osmia bicornis bicornis chromosome 2, iOsmBic2.1, whole genome shotgun sequence window:
- the LOC123987637 gene encoding exosome component 10 — protein MDPTEDWNGDCQTSSENQTQENEREEVQQIIPGYANFRDYLQESFDVIRAGIKAANNLPIGSDFRYYSCFPSFVNAKDRNVKRTLSVMQCVMATAGVKNNISNRAVDEKFDLLLETNDILLDRANELMDKESGITRSSEVELVVTHANKQVVNGSWNSEICRPPQPAENAQSVRLLAGRNVQRPQLMFKDKIDNRPKPWCPKIKDKPNSLKPLSIYVEEGENGEVFSHPYEYELDMFSPPASQLQKSQPAKYKSLEETPLVIIENSIDIKLLLEDLKRYKEIAVDLEHHSYRSFQGITCLMQISTGDTDYLIDTLSLRSELHELNEIFTKPSILKVFHGADLDIQWLQRDLSLYIVNMFDTHQAAKQLNLPYLSLAYLLKQYCCIDPNKHFQLADWRIRPLPEELQKYAREDTHYLLYIKDILRNALIDLANGQMNILKSVYDRSTDICRKTYIKPIWTEESCMSIYRKSQKMFNNKQLYALIELHKWRDTTAREEDDSTAYVLPNHMLMNIAETLPREMQGILACCNPIPPLVRQNLLKLHKIILKAREQPLIKPVLGDLRQRSNQRSQMSNSEAWMYSPHDIPNDMEARADLPCLLDNVNVVETPLATIKHRVTVFDSPATSEDEGTLKNQKNIKKKKFIFVSPFERYKRVIPVVAEEEAREREKQKQEDEERLEKLKDTEAEIAESKKRVLEHFKQFSQDKPENSPTKKASKTPLSQMRGFKRKRGSDIDKEKATQEQNMQESIVRFQNNNVTNSIRSRKKGEKKRVIKDLNKQHMMPSKRFDYKAVDFSSFQGGSKNVPGQGKQVNFEQKVPKKEKKRKRKKQKINI, from the exons ATGGATCCCACGGAAGATTGGAATGGCGATTGCCAAACATCGTCGGAAAATCAAACGCAAGAAAATGAGAGGGAGGAAGTTCAACAAATCATACCCGGCTATGCAAATTTTCGCGATTACCTTCAG gAATCGTTTGATGTAATAAGAGCTGGGATTAAAGCGGCCAATAATTTACCAATTGGATCGGACTTTCGTTATTATTCCTGTTTCCCTAGTTTTGTCAATGCCAAAGATCGAAATGTAAAAAGGACGTTAAGCGTTATGCAGTGCGTTATGGCCACTGCGggtgttaaaaataatatttcaaatcgagCCGTTGATGAAAAGTTTGATCTTTTGTTAGAAACGAACGATATCCTTCTGGACAGAGCT AATGAATTAATGGACAAAGAATCTGGTATTACCAGGAGTTCTGAAGTAGAGTTAGTGGTAACGCATGCAAACAAGCAGGTAGTAAATGGAAGTTGGAACAGTGAAATCTGTCGACCGCCGCAACCTGCGGAAAACGCTCAGTCTGTACGCTTGCTGGCAGGTAGGAATGTTCAAAGACCTCAGCTAATGTTCAAAGACAAAATTGATAACCGTCCGAAACCATGGTGTCCCAAGATTAAGGATAAACCTAACTCGTTAAAACCGTTATCTATTTACGTGGAAGAGGGTGAAAATGGTGAAGTATTCAGTCACCCTTATGAATATGAATTGGATATGTTTTCACCTCCTGCTAGTCAGTTACAAAAGTCTCAACCGGCAAAGTATAAGTCCTTGGAAGAAACGCCGTTagtaataattgaaaattcaatcgatattaaattattactaGAAGACTTGAAAAGATACAAAGAAATTGCTGTAGATTTAGAGCATCACTCTTATAGAAGCTTCCAAGGTATAACTTGCTTAATGCAAATTTCGACCGGAGATACAGATTATTTGATAGATACTCTGTCGTTGCGTTCCGAACTACATGAATTAAATGAGATTTTTACTAAACCATCGATTCTGAAAGTGTTTCACGGAGCCGATTTAGACATTCAGTGGCTCCAAAGAGATCTGTCTCTTTATATAGTAAATATGTTTGATACGCATCAAGCGGCGAAACAACTGAATCTGCCGTATTTAAGTTTAGCGTATTTACTGAAACAGTACTGTTGCATAGATCCCAACAAGCACTTCCAGTTGGCTGATTGGCGTATAAGACCGTTACCGGAGGAACTGCAAAAGTATGCTAGAGAGGACACgcattatttattgtatataaaagaCATTTTGAGGAATGCTTTGATAGACCTTGCTAATGGACAGATGAACATTTTGAAATCTGTTTATGATCGAAGTACCGACATTTGTAGAAAGACTTACATAAAACCAATATGGACAGAGGAAAGCTGTATGAGTATATACAGAAAGAGTCAAAAGATGTTCAATAATAAACAACTTTACGCCCTAATAGAGCTACATAAGTGGAGAGATACTACTGCAAGAGAAGAAGACGATAGCACTGCTTATGTTTTGCCAAATCATATGTTAATGAATATAGCCGAAACATTACCTCGTGAGATGCAAGGAATTTTGGCGTGTTGTAATCCTATTCCTCCTTTGGTTAgacaaaatttattaaaactaCACAAGATAATACTGAAAGCTAGGGAACAACCACTTATCAAACCAGTTCTTGGAGATCTTAGGCAAAGATCAAATCAGAGAAGTCAAATGTCAAATTCAGAAGCCTGGATGTATTCCCCTCATGATATTCCAAATGATATGGAAGCTAGAGCTGATTTACCGTGTCTATTAGATAACGTTAATGTTGTAGAGACGCCACTCGCTACGATAAAACATAGAGTAACTGTATTTGATAGTCCAGCTACATCTGAG gatGAGGGAACATTAAAGaatcagaaaaatattaaaaagaaaaagtttatCTTTGTTAGTCCGTTTGAACGATACAAACGCGTAATACCTGTGGTTGCGGAAGAAGAAGCGCGTGAAAGAGAGAAACAAAAGCAGGAAGATGAAGAACGTTTAGAGAAACTGAAGGATACTGAAGCAGAAATAGCAGAGAGTAAAAAACGAGTTTTAGAGCATTTCAAACAATTCTCTCAAGATAAACCAGAAAATTCACCGACAAAGAAAGCATCTAAAACTCCTTTGAGTCAAATGAGGggatttaaaagaaaaagaggttCAGATATTGATAAAGAGAAAGCAACGCAAGAACAAAATATGCAAGAAAGTATCGTTAGATTTCAGAATAACAACGTTACTAATTCAATACG ATCGCGGAAAAAGGGGGAGAAGAAACGCGTTATTAAAGATTTGAACAAGCAGCATATGATGCCGTCAAAAAGATTCGATTATAAAGCAGTAGATTTTAGTAGTTTTCAGGGCGGTAGTAAAAATGTCCCGGGTCAAGGAAAACAAGTAAATTTCGAACAAAAAGTG ccaaaaaaagagaaaaaacgaaagaggaagaagcaaaaaataaatatataa
- the LOC114879843 gene encoding phospholipase A1 isoform X2, whose product MILFVLLFIKLSLLSTVHSQVLKKSADISFNYTDENSLISNSYNLSNFLFTPVEFPTRAGADFEPHQVDCLGLGKTVATTLEWFFMSKPNGSNALNVQFLLSSRKQPNPVEVIIGKQFGLEWTDFQIVRKTVIIVHGFLSHGQEPWISSMAKSFLQWGDVNVVVVDWSSGSNTWNYYKAAVNTEVVGYQISRFLEHIENATSTESNWGPLHLVGHSLGAHICGFAAKELKKRQSKWKIERITGLDPAQPCFKNADSTVKLHKSDAPFVDIIHTNGRLLSEIGLGLPQPIGHVDFYPNGGRRQPGCGNMNSSYFEYLPIPIADIKSSICSHGRSYIYLTESLMSDVKKNCTFWAHYWDLSFRSLKQLVRESCNRNVCTEMGINAINYSQRGTFFVATSDSVPFCNNNTRITDTIIMMGSDHVDLLDD is encoded by the exons ATGATTCTTTTTGTATTacttttcattaaattatccTTACTTTCTACTGTGCATAGCCAGGTTTTGAAGAAAAGTGCAGATATAAGTTTCAATTACACCgatgaaaattcattaatttcgaATAGTTATAATTTATCGAACTTTCTGTTTACGCCAGTAGAATTTCCTACACGTGCTGGAGCAGATTTTGAACCACATCAAGTAGATTGTTTAGGCCTAGGAAAAACGGTAGCCACTACATTGGAGTGGTTTTTTATGAGTAAACCAAATGGATCAAACGCTTTGAATGTTCAGTTTTTATTATCTTCAAGAAAACAGCCTAACCCTGTTGAAGTAATTATTGGTAAACAGTTTGGTTTGGAGTGGACAGATTTTCAAATTGTACGAAAAACGGTTATAATAGTTCATGGATTTTTATCACACGGTCAAGAACCATGGATCAGTAGTATGGCAAAATCGTTTCTtcaatgg GGTGACGTAAATGTTGTAGTCGTAGATTGGAGTTCAGGCAGTAATACTTGGAATTACTACAAAGCAGCAGTCAATACAGAAGTAGTGGGATATCAAATTTCAAG GTTCTTAGAACACATTGAAAATGCAACAAGCACCGAGAGTAATTGGGGGCCACTCCATTTAGTTGGTCACAGTTTAGGAGCACACATTTGTGGATTTGCTGCCAAAGAGTTGAAAAAAAGGCAGAGCAAAtggaaaatagaaagaataaCAGGTTTGGATCCAGCGCAACCTTGTTTTAAAAATGCAGACTCGACTGTAAAACTTCACAAATCTGATGCGCCATTCGTTGATATCATTCACACTAACGGCAGATTGCTTTCTGAAATTGGATTAGGTTTACCACAGCCTATAG GTCACGTTGATTTCTATCCTAACGGTGGCAGACGTCAACCCGGTTGCGGAAACATGAACTCGtcgtattttgaatacttaccaATTCCGATAGCAG ACATTAAGAGTTCTATATGTAGCCATGGACGTTCATATATCTATCTAACAGAATCGTTGATGTCCGACGTTAAAAAGAACTGCACTTTCTGGGCACATTATTGGGATTTATCGTTCCGAAGCTTGAAGCAATTGGTTAGAGAGTCTTGTAACAGAAACGTTTGCACCGAAATGGGCATAAACGCGATCAATTATTCTCAACGCGGAACGTTTTTCGTTGCCACATCGGATAGCGTGCCATTTTGCA aTAACAATACTCGCATAACAGACACGATAATCATGATGGGATCGGATCACGTGGACTTACTGGATGATTGA
- the LOC114879843 gene encoding phospholipase A1 isoform X1: MILFVLLFIKLSLLSTVHSQVLKKSADISFNYTDENSLISNSYNLSNFLFTPVEFPTRAGADFEPHQVDCLGLGKTVATTLEWFFMSKPNGSNALNVQFLLSSRKQPNPVEVIIGKQFGLEWTDFQIVRKTVIIVHGFLSHGQEPWISSMAKSFLQWGDVNVVVVDWSSGSNTWNYYKAAVNTEVVGYQISRFLEHIENATSTESNWGPLHLVGHSLGAHICGFAAKELKKRQSKWKIERITGLDPAQPCFKNADSTVKLHKSDAPFVDIIHTNGRLLSEIGLGLPQPIGWLYFSVILTFLFNYYKSKFSSGHVDFYPNGGRRQPGCGNMNSSYFEYLPIPIADIKSSICSHGRSYIYLTESLMSDVKKNCTFWAHYWDLSFRSLKQLVRESCNRNVCTEMGINAINYSQRGTFFVATSDSVPFCNNNTRITDTIIMMGSDHVDLLDD, from the exons ATGATTCTTTTTGTATTacttttcattaaattatccTTACTTTCTACTGTGCATAGCCAGGTTTTGAAGAAAAGTGCAGATATAAGTTTCAATTACACCgatgaaaattcattaatttcgaATAGTTATAATTTATCGAACTTTCTGTTTACGCCAGTAGAATTTCCTACACGTGCTGGAGCAGATTTTGAACCACATCAAGTAGATTGTTTAGGCCTAGGAAAAACGGTAGCCACTACATTGGAGTGGTTTTTTATGAGTAAACCAAATGGATCAAACGCTTTGAATGTTCAGTTTTTATTATCTTCAAGAAAACAGCCTAACCCTGTTGAAGTAATTATTGGTAAACAGTTTGGTTTGGAGTGGACAGATTTTCAAATTGTACGAAAAACGGTTATAATAGTTCATGGATTTTTATCACACGGTCAAGAACCATGGATCAGTAGTATGGCAAAATCGTTTCTtcaatgg GGTGACGTAAATGTTGTAGTCGTAGATTGGAGTTCAGGCAGTAATACTTGGAATTACTACAAAGCAGCAGTCAATACAGAAGTAGTGGGATATCAAATTTCAAG GTTCTTAGAACACATTGAAAATGCAACAAGCACCGAGAGTAATTGGGGGCCACTCCATTTAGTTGGTCACAGTTTAGGAGCACACATTTGTGGATTTGCTGCCAAAGAGTTGAAAAAAAGGCAGAGCAAAtggaaaatagaaagaataaCAGGTTTGGATCCAGCGCAACCTTGTTTTAAAAATGCAGACTCGACTGTAAAACTTCACAAATCTGATGCGCCATTCGTTGATATCATTCACACTAACGGCAGATTGCTTTCTGAAATTGGATTAGGTTTACCACAGCCTATAGGTTGGTTGTACTTCTCAGTAATtttaacttttcttttcaattactataaaaGTAAGTTTTCATCAGGTCACGTTGATTTCTATCCTAACGGTGGCAGACGTCAACCCGGTTGCGGAAACATGAACTCGtcgtattttgaatacttaccaATTCCGATAGCAG ACATTAAGAGTTCTATATGTAGCCATGGACGTTCATATATCTATCTAACAGAATCGTTGATGTCCGACGTTAAAAAGAACTGCACTTTCTGGGCACATTATTGGGATTTATCGTTCCGAAGCTTGAAGCAATTGGTTAGAGAGTCTTGTAACAGAAACGTTTGCACCGAAATGGGCATAAACGCGATCAATTATTCTCAACGCGGAACGTTTTTCGTTGCCACATCGGATAGCGTGCCATTTTGCA aTAACAATACTCGCATAACAGACACGATAATCATGATGGGATCGGATCACGTGGACTTACTGGATGATTGA